A genomic stretch from Chloroflexota bacterium includes:
- a CDS encoding nucleotidyltransferase substrate binding protein → MALDIEFLSRCIGALQSAHDSLQGREPDDEFYEVFRAAAVKEFEIVLEQSGNLLRKRLRTFMASHRQADQLTFKDIFRHAARHGLITLDTAERWCVYRDNRNDTAHNYGAGFAEATLAILPGFIQDARDLAGVIAEGSDD, encoded by the coding sequence ATGGCTCTCGACATTGAGTTCCTTTCGCGCTGCATCGGCGCGTTGCAGTCGGCACACGATAGTCTTCAGGGACGCGAACCGGACGACGAATTCTACGAAGTCTTTCGCGCCGCCGCCGTCAAGGAATTCGAGATTGTCCTTGAGCAGTCCGGCAATCTGCTGCGGAAACGGCTCCGCACCTTCATGGCGTCCCATCGCCAGGCGGACCAACTCACCTTCAAGGACATCTTCCGCCACGCGGCCAGGCACGGCCTCATCACCCTGGACACGGCGGAACGCTGGTGCGTCTATCGCGATAACCGCAATGACACGGCGCACAACTACGGCGCGGGCTTTGCCGAAGCCACCTTGGCTATCCTCCCCGGCTTCATCCAGGACGCCCGTGATTTGGCCGGGGTGATCGCGGAGGGGTCAGATGACTGA